One Chitinophagales bacterium genomic window carries:
- a CDS encoding NADH-quinone oxidoreductase subunit D, with protein sequence MLEEIATTEQGDLIINIGPQHPSTHGVLHLVVTLNGETIKNVEPHLGYIHRSIEKMCESLSYRQFIYVTSRMDYLSSHINNHGCALCVEKGLQIEVPKRAQVIRVLMDELTRLASHQLWWGAMAMDIGALTPFFHAFREREMINDIMEETCGARLTMNYMVPGGVMFDLHPNFQLRVKEFISFFKSKIDEYDELLTGNVIFINRMKDIGIISKKDAISYGCTGPTARASGVNCDIRKLYPYEIYGQLQFEEVTEDGGDCLARYAVRMKEMRQSLHIIEELIDNIPEGEIQAKTKAVLKLPKGEFYSRVETARGEFGVYIISEGGTTPYRIKFRSPGFSNLSALNHMAKGHKIGDLVAIMGSLDLVIPDIDR encoded by the coding sequence ATGCTTGAAGAAATAGCAACCACGGAGCAAGGGGATCTGATCATAAACATTGGACCACAGCATCCTTCCACACATGGCGTACTGCATCTGGTGGTGACGCTCAATGGTGAAACCATTAAAAATGTAGAACCTCATCTGGGCTACATTCACCGCTCTATTGAAAAGATGTGTGAGTCACTCAGCTACCGCCAGTTCATTTATGTTACCAGTCGTATGGATTACCTTTCTTCACACATTAATAACCACGGCTGTGCTTTATGTGTTGAAAAAGGACTACAGATAGAAGTGCCGAAACGTGCGCAGGTGATCCGGGTATTGATGGACGAGCTAACGCGACTTGCTTCTCACCAGCTGTGGTGGGGTGCAATGGCAATGGATATAGGAGCATTAACCCCTTTCTTCCATGCATTCCGCGAACGCGAAATGATCAACGATATTATGGAAGAAACCTGCGGAGCGCGACTTACCATGAATTATATGGTGCCGGGGGGAGTAATGTTCGATCTGCATCCTAATTTTCAGCTTCGGGTAAAGGAATTTATTTCTTTCTTCAAAAGCAAAATTGATGAATACGATGAATTGCTTACAGGCAATGTAATTTTTATTAACCGGATGAAAGACATTGGTATTATTTCAAAAAAAGATGCTATCTCTTACGGCTGCACAGGCCCCACTGCAAGAGCAAGCGGCGTGAATTGCGACATCAGAAAATTGTATCCTTATGAAATATACGGTCAGCTGCAGTTTGAAGAAGTGACAGAAGATGGTGGTGACTGCCTTGCCCGCTATGCAGTGCGCATGAAAGAAATGCGGCAGTCACTTCATATTATTGAAGAACTTATTGATAACATTCCCGAAGGTGAAATACAGGCAAAAACAAAGGCTGTATTAAAGCTTCCCAAAGGAGAATTCTATTCGAGGGTAGAAACTGCGCGGGGAGAATTTGGAGTATATATTATAAGTGAAGGCGGAACTACACCATACAGAATCAAATTCCGCTCACCAGGATTTTCTAATTTATCTGCTCTGAACCATATGGCAAAAGGGCATAAAATCGGCGACCTCGTCGCAATCATGGGAAGCCTCGATTTGGTAATACCGGATATTGACAGATAG
- the nuoH gene encoding NADH-quinone oxidoreductase subunit NuoH, with protein MFSLQGITNTIYSWLNSTFNSAWALLFEFVIVGISVISLFVILGLVLIMMERKVSAYMQVRLGPNRVGPKGMFQTLADTLKLMVKEGLTPNGADKFLFNLAPFIVIIIAMLIIIPIAFASGFQIWDINIGVLYVTAVSSLSVIGILMAGWASNNKYSLLGAMRSGAQIVSYELSAGLSVISIVILSGSLRISDIIASQQDGWWIFKGHIPVIISFVIFLIAVTAETNRAPFDLAEAESELTAGFHTEYSGMKFALFFLAEYVNIFIVCALGATLFLGGWMPFHIGKWNSFNHVMDYLPSSIWFLGKTFFLIFLIMWFRWTFPRLRIDQLLNLEWKYLLPISMFNLLLVALIAIMGWYF; from the coding sequence ATGTTTAGCCTTCAGGGAATAACAAATACAATCTATTCATGGCTGAACAGCACATTCAACTCAGCGTGGGCTTTATTGTTTGAATTTGTTATTGTAGGAATATCAGTGATCAGTTTGTTTGTCATTCTCGGGCTGGTATTGATCATGATGGAACGCAAGGTATCGGCATACATGCAGGTGCGCTTAGGTCCCAATCGGGTAGGTCCTAAAGGCATGTTCCAAACACTTGCCGATACGCTGAAGCTAATGGTTAAAGAGGGACTTACGCCCAATGGAGCTGATAAATTTCTTTTCAACCTTGCGCCCTTTATTGTTATCATTATTGCTATGCTCATAATAATTCCTATCGCTTTTGCGAGCGGATTCCAGATCTGGGATATCAATATTGGTGTGCTGTATGTTACTGCCGTTTCATCCCTTTCTGTAATTGGAATTTTAATGGCTGGATGGGCAAGCAACAATAAATATTCATTACTAGGTGCCATGCGAAGCGGAGCCCAAATAGTGAGTTATGAATTATCAGCAGGTCTTTCCGTTATTTCGATTGTCATATTATCGGGAAGCCTGAGGATCTCTGATATCATTGCATCACAACAAGACGGATGGTGGATTTTCAAGGGTCATATTCCTGTGATTATCTCTTTTGTAATATTTTTAATAGCAGTAACGGCTGAGACAAACCGTGCTCCCTTTGACCTTGCGGAAGCTGAATCAGAATTGACTGCCGGCTTTCACACCGAATATTCAGGGATGAAATTTGCTCTTTTTTTTCTTGCAGAATACGTAAACATCTTCATAGTATGTGCCCTTGGTGCTACCTTGTTCTTAGGCGGCTGGATGCCCTTTCATATAGGTAAATGGAATAGCTTCAACCATGTAATGGACTATCTGCCCTCTTCTATCTGGTTTCTTGGTAAGACATTTTTTTTAATTTTTCTTATCATGTGGTTTCGCTGGACATTTCCCCGCCTTCGGATTGATCAGCTATTAAACCTGGAATGGAAATATCTGCTGCCTATCAGTATGTTCAACCTGTTACTGGTTGCCCTTATTGCAATTATGGGCTGGTACTTTTAA
- a CDS encoding glycosyltransferase family 39 protein, whose product MKITSLKNINWLLLLIVATGTALRFYRLPFIPFTYDEVSAWARTGFSNFKDLIEQGVMGDGHPAGIQVFLNYWRMLFGDSEISFKLPFLMMGILCIWLVFLIGKFWFNETVGLLCAAFIATIQYAVEYSQIARPYISGLFFSLMAVWCWTNYLFNTGKMTKRFQLTAYILFASLCCYNHYFSLLFAFIIGVTGLFFVDVQKRWLYIFANLVVVILFLPHLIITLNQFKIGGVGGWLSRPDYYFFFRYLNYVFQFSWWTKGIVLLLIALGFFYPDNNIASKNKFRIICILWFFLPMLTGYFYSVYRNPVLQYSVLIFSFPFLLFFLFSFLKPFNLSVNFLLVAGVMITCSYALIFQRKHYTIFYHQPIEQIAKNCIHINQELNGNETVLINEPSKYFGYYLNKYQSNIKASYWQDLNIQSYIQFKNYLKSLDRKFIIAGNIPNDYLALIRQRFPFMISRETGFTYNFFCFSKIKEGVKVFNDVIFNDTLNFKQPDKYWISAIPPAGSLNDSAHFSMDATQEFSPAFYAPLKDIANSHYNVVTVSVHVKNLNWPNQTSLVFSFSNGDSTFFWQEKSLSLFMDSSESSGTAFYSISLRDVDVDMKHTFIKTYLWNKNKEPFDIDFMNVQLQEGNPVIYGLIEKVN is encoded by the coding sequence TTGAAAATAACAAGTCTGAAAAATATTAATTGGCTGTTGCTGCTGATCGTTGCCACAGGCACCGCTTTGCGTTTTTATCGGTTACCTTTTATTCCATTCACATATGATGAAGTAAGCGCATGGGCACGCACAGGGTTTAGCAATTTTAAAGACCTGATAGAACAAGGTGTAATGGGAGATGGGCACCCGGCGGGTATACAGGTATTTCTTAACTATTGGCGAATGCTATTTGGTGACAGCGAGATATCGTTTAAGCTTCCCTTTCTAATGATGGGGATATTATGCATCTGGCTGGTATTCCTGATAGGAAAATTCTGGTTTAATGAAACCGTAGGTTTATTGTGTGCAGCTTTTATTGCTACTATACAATATGCAGTGGAATACAGCCAGATTGCAAGGCCCTATATAAGCGGACTTTTTTTCTCACTGATGGCAGTTTGGTGCTGGACTAATTATTTGTTTAATACAGGCAAAATGACAAAGAGATTTCAGCTTACCGCTTATATTCTGTTTGCATCTTTATGTTGCTACAACCATTATTTCAGCTTGTTGTTTGCATTCATTATTGGTGTTACTGGATTATTTTTTGTTGATGTACAAAAGCGCTGGCTGTACATTTTTGCAAACCTTGTTGTTGTAATTTTATTTCTTCCTCATCTTATCATCACTTTAAATCAATTTAAAATTGGGGGTGTGGGAGGTTGGCTTTCCAGGCCCGATTATTATTTTTTTTTCAGGTACCTGAATTATGTATTTCAATTTTCATGGTGGACAAAAGGCATCGTATTACTGCTGATCGCACTTGGTTTTTTTTATCCGGATAATAATATTGCTTCAAAAAATAAATTTAGAATTATTTGCATACTATGGTTCTTCTTGCCCATGCTTACCGGGTATTTCTATTCCGTTTACAGGAACCCGGTACTGCAGTATTCTGTGCTTATTTTTTCCTTTCCCTTTCTCTTATTTTTCCTGTTCTCTTTTTTAAAACCCTTTAACCTCAGCGTAAATTTTTTACTGGTTGCAGGGGTAATGATTACCTGCAGCTATGCACTGATCTTTCAGCGAAAACATTATACTATTTTTTATCATCAGCCAATAGAACAGATTGCAAAAAACTGCATTCACATAAATCAGGAATTAAATGGAAACGAAACGGTTTTGATCAATGAGCCTTCAAAATATTTTGGTTATTATTTGAATAAATACCAATCAAATATTAAGGCTTCCTACTGGCAGGATTTAAATATTCAATCATATATTCAATTTAAAAATTACCTGAAATCACTCGATCGCAAATTCATTATTGCAGGAAATATTCCGAATGATTACCTCGCACTTATCAGGCAACGATTTCCATTTATGATTAGCAGGGAAACGGGATTCACTTATAACTTTTTCTGCTTCTCAAAAATTAAGGAAGGTGTAAAAGTATTCAATGATGTAATTTTTAATGATACACTAAATTTTAAACAACCTGATAAATATTGGATATCAGCAATTCCGCCAGCAGGTAGCTTAAACGATTCAGCACATTTTTCTATGGATGCCACACAAGAATTCAGCCCTGCATTTTATGCACCACTAAAAGATATTGCGAACAGCCATTACAATGTGGTCACTGTTTCAGTGCATGTAAAAAATCTTAATTGGCCAAATCAAACCTCTCTCGTTTTTAGCTTTTCAAATGGTGATTCTACTTTTTTCTGGCAGGAAAAGTCTCTGTCCCTTTTTATGGATTCTTCGGAATCATCAGGAACAGCTTTTTACAGCATCAGTCTCAGAGATGTGGATGTTGATATGAAACACACATTCATAAAAACGTATTTGTGGAATAAGAATAAAGAACCGTTTGATATTGATTTTATGAACGTACAACTACAGGAAGGAAATCCAGTTATTTATGGTTTAATAGAAAAAGTGAACTGA
- a CDS encoding WG repeat-containing protein → MMYKNKSVLTFFYFLLIAQYCFSQDMKFIPYRFKDLWGFSDTKGNVILPTRYQQANPFSEGYAVIESDNHFSFIDDDGDLKMPFKYDYISNFHNNVAVVSLAEKWKVIDTRAHVLTKNDYDAIGEFSNGLAQVKAANQYGFINDKGDIVVKPQFDNVLPFSENMAVVQSGNLFGFVNQKGFIVIPVQYEGAASFHDGLALVKKDSLVGFIDKSNNAVIPFQYKSANIFSEGLAPVMKDGKVGFINTKGDVEIPIQYENANPFREGFALVQKNGLLGYIDKKGHEIIAPEFNIADDFHEGFALVKDSSWKFVNAEGEKLMLDIHYQEVKDFSNGLARVKGNEVWGYVNQSGNEIIERKYEDAQDFNNGYALVKLNGKWGYIDKTGKEFFKEK, encoded by the coding sequence ATGATGTATAAAAATAAATCAGTACTTACTTTTTTTTATTTCCTGCTGATAGCCCAGTACTGCTTTTCGCAGGACATGAAATTCATTCCCTACCGCTTTAAAGATCTGTGGGGATTTTCCGATACGAAGGGGAACGTAATACTTCCCACACGGTATCAGCAAGCGAATCCATTCAGTGAAGGCTATGCTGTTATAGAATCGGACAATCATTTTTCATTTATTGATGATGATGGAGATTTAAAAATGCCCTTTAAGTATGATTACATAAGCAATTTCCATAATAATGTTGCAGTGGTTTCCTTGGCTGAAAAGTGGAAAGTGATTGATACCCGCGCCCATGTGCTTACGAAGAATGACTATGATGCTATAGGCGAATTTTCAAATGGACTGGCGCAGGTAAAAGCCGCAAATCAGTATGGATTTATTAATGACAAAGGTGATATTGTGGTAAAGCCACAATTCGATAATGTGCTTCCATTTTCCGAAAATATGGCAGTAGTTCAATCAGGCAACCTGTTTGGGTTTGTGAATCAGAAAGGCTTTATTGTTATACCGGTTCAATATGAAGGCGCAGCATCTTTTCATGATGGTTTGGCGCTGGTGAAAAAAGATTCACTGGTAGGGTTTATAGATAAATCAAATAATGCAGTAATCCCGTTCCAATATAAAAGCGCAAATATTTTTTCAGAAGGGCTGGCACCTGTAATGAAAGATGGAAAAGTCGGTTTCATAAATACAAAAGGCGATGTGGAAATTCCAATTCAATATGAAAATGCAAATCCTTTCAGGGAAGGATTTGCCTTAGTGCAGAAAAATGGTTTGCTTGGTTACATTGATAAAAAAGGACATGAAATAATTGCCCCCGAATTTAATATCGCTGATGATTTTCATGAAGGGTTCGCTTTAGTGAAAGACAGCAGCTGGAAATTTGTTAATGCCGAAGGAGAAAAATTGATGCTCGATATTCACTACCAGGAAGTAAAAGATTTTAGCAATGGGCTTGCACGGGTTAAAGGGAACGAAGTGTGGGGATATGTGAATCAATCAGGAAATGAAATAATCGAGCGGAAATATGAAGACGCCCAGGATTTTAATAACGGATATGCACTTGTTAAGCTCAATGGCAAATGGGGATATATAGATAAAACCGGAAAGGAATTTTTTAAAGAAAAGTAA
- a CDS encoding LexA family transcriptional regulator, with product MIFSNNIRLLRTRRSKTQDMVARELNMSRSTLNSYENGSVKNPTLQALVGFSKYFKVSVDTLIKMDLSKLSGFQLSELEKGHDVYITGSKLRVLATTVDSGNKENIEAVPLKAKAGYKNGYADPDFIKKLSTFQLPILFDDRKYRMFQIDGDSMLPIPDKSWVIGEYIENWNDIKNGDACILLTQDEGIVFKIAHNLISRKKKLELHSLNTAYQPYEIDINDVKEVWKFCNYISSEIPEQLRGKDELLALVEKMETELMVIKNRLKEEVSLSI from the coding sequence ATGATCTTCAGCAATAATATCAGGCTTCTTCGCACAAGACGAAGCAAAACCCAGGATATGGTAGCACGCGAATTAAACATGAGCCGCTCTACATTAAACAGCTATGAAAACGGAAGCGTAAAAAATCCCACACTCCAGGCACTCGTAGGCTTTTCAAAATATTTTAAGGTCTCCGTGGATACCCTCATAAAGATGGACCTCAGCAAGCTGTCCGGCTTTCAATTATCAGAATTGGAAAAGGGGCATGATGTGTATATAACAGGCAGCAAGCTGCGGGTGCTTGCCACTACTGTAGATAGCGGGAACAAAGAAAATATTGAAGCGGTGCCGTTAAAAGCAAAAGCAGGTTATAAGAATGGATATGCCGATCCCGACTTTATTAAAAAACTTTCGACTTTCCAATTGCCCATTCTTTTCGATGATCGTAAATACCGCATGTTCCAGATTGATGGAGATTCTATGCTGCCCATTCCTGACAAGAGCTGGGTGATCGGTGAATACATTGAAAACTGGAACGACATTAAAAATGGCGATGCTTGTATTTTATTAACTCAGGATGAAGGAATTGTTTTCAAAATAGCTCATAACCTCATTAGCCGAAAGAAAAAATTAGAGCTTCATTCACTTAATACAGCTTACCAACCGTATGAAATTGATATCAATGACGTAAAAGAAGTATGGAAATTTTGCAACTACATCAGTAGTGAAATTCCGGAACAACTAAGAGGTAAGGACGAATTGCTGGCATTGGTAGAGAAGATGGAAACTGAGTTGATGGTGATCAAGAACAGGTTAAAAGAAGAGGTGAGTTTAAGCATATAA
- the dnaE gene encoding DNA polymerase III subunit alpha → MFFNCHTYYSFKFGTMSPEALLKEAAAKGVQKLVLTDINNTSAIIDFHRHAKNYPVTPVAGIDFRNGMQQHFVGIAKNHTGFHELNQFLSKCLQEAEPGLTGREAIIPARAPALENAFVIYPFASLQIAQPRRDGGDLSASRLPLKENEFIGIKPGDLTRLPFSPWKNQPDRLVILAPVTFRNKSDFNIHRLLRAIDNNTLLSKLPLNEQAAPDEIMVPEEELKKIFSSWPVIIRNTEELLLKCDVIDFQFEQYKNKKFFTGSEKSDEELLLNECEETMQYRYPNANEKIRERFKKEIDLIKEKQFTSYFLINWDIVKHARLRNFFYVGRGSGANSIVAYLLKITDVDPIDLDLYFERFINPSRINPPDFDIDFSWKDRDEIIKYIFKKYGENHTALLGTYSTFQANAVVRELGKVFGLPKAQIDGLLDPQEFPETDDDIIRLIYQYSRGIHDFPNHLSIHAGGILISDKPITYYTALSNPPKGFPLAQFSMLEAEDVGFAKFDILSQRGLGHIKEAVEIIKKNRNEEIDIHDVKRFKEDKKVEWHLTNAKLIGCFYVESPAMRGLLAKLCAKTYLDLVAASSIIRPGVARSGMMREYIRRFHDPLHGQKESIPELWKIMPDTFGVMVYQEDVIKVAHYFAKLTLGEADMLRRGMSGKYRGRAEFQKIRQTFFTNCKKENYPDALTNEVWREIESFGGYAFAKGHSASFAVESYQSMFLKAYYPIEFMVGVINNFGGFYRTEYYVHEARMSGAAIHAPDINKSDCVTTVYGKDIFLGFTHMAELEEKTVEAILKERKTYGGFKDLVDFMNRVSIAAEQLRLLIRVGAFSFTGRTKKQLLWDIYTVIGSKKRSTARKELFDNGYKNFLLPELYNDPFEDARDEIEILGFPLCPPFTLIKQPLQSELVAARLKINHGRAVEIMGYYVTYKPTTTIKGEVMMFGTFLDKDGFFFDTTHFPDITKRFPFRGKGCYWIKGKVVEDFGFYSIDVVEMQKLDYVMYENDAESIARSKPDPIAMPVVVPSSKQYEYLLVIAPPPHIRQEIESLKKRFHRQFDHYQAIASKPDIILCNFLQSETMEPEMVRAIAKVSERCEPFHLKLDGFDHFKPHTIFNKIVNPEEVSEVSKKLKQELKLAVKNHFHPHLAIAKGLDKEKFSRATSEFYLIDYTAHFLVNSIVLLRRESGLSKCDMVREFKFASRAPGPTFHQVINIQKQLT, encoded by the coding sequence ATGTTTTTCAACTGCCATACCTATTACAGCTTCAAGTTCGGAACCATGAGTCCTGAGGCTTTGCTAAAGGAGGCCGCTGCGAAAGGCGTGCAAAAGCTCGTGTTGACCGACATTAATAATACGTCCGCCATTATAGATTTCCATCGTCATGCGAAAAACTATCCTGTAACACCTGTAGCAGGCATTGACTTCAGAAATGGAATGCAGCAGCATTTTGTTGGCATTGCAAAAAACCATACTGGTTTTCATGAATTAAACCAGTTTCTTTCTAAGTGCCTGCAGGAAGCCGAACCCGGATTAACCGGCAGGGAAGCAATAATTCCCGCCCGTGCACCTGCGCTTGAGAATGCATTTGTAATCTATCCTTTTGCATCATTGCAAATAGCGCAGCCACGGCGTGATGGAGGAGATTTGTCCGCTTCACGCTTGCCCCTGAAAGAAAATGAATTTATAGGTATTAAACCGGGCGACCTTACCCGCCTTCCTTTTTCACCCTGGAAAAACCAACCTGATAGGTTGGTGATCCTCGCCCCTGTTACATTCAGGAATAAATCAGATTTTAATATTCACCGCCTTTTACGCGCTATCGATAACAATACATTACTGAGCAAGCTTCCGCTAAATGAACAGGCAGCACCGGATGAAATAATGGTTCCGGAAGAAGAGTTAAAAAAAATATTTTCTTCCTGGCCGGTGATCATCCGAAACACAGAGGAATTACTCCTGAAATGCGACGTGATTGATTTTCAGTTTGAGCAATATAAAAACAAAAAGTTTTTTACGGGAAGCGAAAAGAGTGATGAGGAATTATTACTTAATGAGTGTGAAGAGACCATGCAGTACCGCTATCCCAATGCTAATGAAAAGATCCGCGAGCGGTTTAAAAAAGAAATTGACCTGATTAAGGAAAAGCAGTTTACCTCTTACTTTTTAATCAACTGGGATATTGTAAAGCACGCGCGCTTACGGAATTTTTTTTATGTGGGAAGAGGCAGTGGCGCCAATTCAATAGTTGCCTATTTACTTAAAATAACGGATGTAGATCCTATTGACCTTGATCTTTATTTCGAGCGGTTTATTAACCCATCACGCATTAACCCTCCGGATTTTGATATAGATTTTTCCTGGAAAGACCGTGATGAGATTATTAAATACATCTTCAAAAAATACGGGGAAAACCATACGGCGCTTTTAGGAACCTACAGTACCTTTCAGGCCAATGCTGTAGTGCGTGAATTGGGAAAGGTATTTGGCTTGCCAAAAGCACAGATTGATGGCCTTCTTGATCCGCAAGAGTTTCCTGAAACCGACGATGACATCATCAGGCTCATCTATCAATACAGCCGGGGCATCCATGATTTTCCCAACCACCTCAGCATTCATGCAGGGGGCATTTTGATTTCAGATAAACCGATCACCTATTATACTGCATTAAGCAATCCACCTAAAGGATTTCCCCTCGCTCAGTTCAGCATGCTGGAGGCGGAAGACGTGGGCTTTGCAAAGTTTGATATTCTCAGTCAGCGTGGCTTGGGTCATATAAAGGAAGCAGTAGAGATCATTAAAAAAAACAGGAATGAAGAAATTGATATCCACGATGTAAAACGGTTTAAAGAAGATAAGAAAGTGGAGTGGCACCTTACCAATGCAAAACTGATCGGCTGCTTTTACGTAGAATCTCCGGCTATGCGGGGATTGCTTGCAAAGCTATGTGCAAAGACTTACCTGGATCTTGTAGCCGCAAGCTCTATCATACGGCCCGGTGTGGCCCGCAGCGGTATGATGCGCGAATATATCCGCCGCTTTCATGATCCGCTTCACGGCCAGAAAGAATCTATCCCCGAGCTTTGGAAAATAATGCCGGACACTTTTGGAGTAATGGTGTACCAGGAAGATGTGATTAAAGTAGCCCACTATTTTGCAAAGCTTACTCTGGGCGAGGCGGATATGCTGCGAAGGGGAATGAGTGGAAAATACCGGGGCCGTGCGGAGTTTCAAAAGATCAGGCAGACGTTTTTCACAAACTGTAAGAAGGAAAACTATCCTGACGCATTAACGAATGAAGTATGGCGCGAAATTGAAAGCTTTGGAGGCTATGCCTTTGCTAAAGGGCATTCCGCGTCTTTTGCTGTGGAAAGCTACCAAAGCATGTTTCTGAAAGCCTATTATCCCATCGAATTTATGGTAGGTGTGATTAACAACTTTGGCGGATTTTACCGTACAGAATATTACGTTCACGAGGCGCGCATGTCAGGTGCCGCCATTCATGCACCCGACATTAATAAAAGTGACTGCGTTACAACGGTGTATGGTAAAGATATTTTTTTAGGATTTACACATATGGCAGAGCTGGAAGAAAAAACAGTGGAAGCCATTTTGAAAGAACGAAAAACGTATGGAGGCTTTAAAGATTTAGTTGATTTCATGAACCGTGTTTCTATTGCAGCAGAGCAGCTTCGGCTCCTTATCAGGGTTGGTGCATTTAGCTTTACAGGAAGAACAAAAAAACAATTACTGTGGGATATTTATACAGTAATAGGAAGTAAAAAGAGATCTACAGCACGAAAGGAATTATTTGATAATGGATATAAGAATTTTTTATTGCCTGAATTATATAATGATCCTTTTGAAGATGCAAGGGATGAAATAGAAATCCTTGGTTTTCCTCTCTGCCCGCCATTCACACTTATAAAACAGCCCCTGCAAAGTGAATTGGTGGCTGCCAGGTTGAAAATCAATCATGGAAGGGCAGTAGAAATAATGGGGTACTATGTTACTTATAAGCCCACAACCACCATTAAGGGTGAAGTAATGATGTTCGGTACCTTCCTTGATAAAGACGGGTTCTTCTTCGACACTACTCATTTTCCCGATATCACAAAAAGATTTCCCTTTCGGGGAAAGGGTTGTTATTGGATAAAAGGAAAGGTGGTGGAAGACTTTGGATTTTACAGCATCGATGTAGTCGAAATGCAAAAGCTCGATTATGTGATGTATGAAAATGATGCAGAGTCGATTGCACGTTCAAAGCCCGATCCAATAGCCATGCCGGTAGTAGTTCCCTCTTCCAAACAATATGAATACCTGCTGGTAATTGCCCCGCCTCCGCACATCAGGCAGGAGATTGAATCCCTGAAGAAAAGATTTCACCGTCAGTTTGATCATTACCAGGCCATTGCTTCCAAACCCGATATTATACTTTGTAACTTTCTTCAGAGTGAAACCATGGAACCCGAAATGGTTCGTGCCATTGCGAAAGTGAGCGAAAGATGCGAGCCCTTTCATTTAAAGCTGGATGGCTTCGACCATTTTAAACCTCATACAATCTTCAATAAAATTGTTAACCCGGAAGAAGTTTCAGAGGTCAGCAAAAAGTTAAAACAGGAACTGAAGCTTGCGGTAAAAAATCACTTCCATCCGCACCTTGCCATTGCAAAAGGGTTGGATAAGGAAAAATTCAGCCGTGCCACTTCAGAATTTTATTTAATCGACTACACGGCGCACTTCCTGGTTAACAGCATAGTATTGCTGCGGCGTGAGTCCGGGCTTTCAAAGTGTGATATGGTACGTGAATTTAAATTTGCTTCTCGTGCCCCGGGTCCAACTTTTCACCAGGTAATTAACATTCAAAAACAGTTGACATGA
- a CDS encoding T9SS type A sorting domain-containing protein translates to MQTKKTFLMGAFFLISSFGFSQVTITFAVDMKGINIGPGGMHIAGTFASAGSTTIQSDWQPDAPGSQLTLDSFSTYSIDVDFPSSSAGETLQFLFVRNDIWNDNYTDYSEGNPGATFLNANCGLPDGFGGYNRAIIIPGYDASYPARWDHCASLISNQCVATVTTNGTTSLCEGESVVLSVSVNNATGYQWKRNNASIPGETNNSYSAAQPGTYRCNVADDCGIVSSNKVKVEVSHQCKGSVIVGAADDGGSQLKVYPNPASNTINVAMPEKEGKLIISNSLGQILYSKNLFSNEDALDLSGFAKGIYLITVLSSTQKLQSQFLKL, encoded by the coding sequence ATGCAAACAAAAAAGACATTTTTAATGGGAGCATTCTTCCTCATCAGCTCCTTCGGCTTTTCGCAGGTTACCATCACTTTTGCAGTAGACATGAAGGGAATTAATATTGGGCCAGGTGGTATGCATATTGCTGGCACTTTTGCCTCTGCCGGATCAACCACCATTCAATCCGACTGGCAACCGGATGCTCCCGGAAGCCAATTGACACTCGACAGTTTTTCAACGTATTCCATTGATGTGGACTTTCCTTCATCTTCAGCCGGCGAAACCCTGCAGTTCTTATTTGTACGAAATGATATATGGAACGACAATTATACCGATTACAGTGAAGGCAATCCCGGCGCAACGTTTTTAAATGCGAACTGTGGTTTACCGGATGGATTTGGCGGTTATAACCGGGCAATTATAATTCCTGGTTACGATGCTTCCTATCCGGCAAGATGGGATCATTGTGCATCTTTAATATCCAACCAATGTGTAGCAACAGTTACCACTAATGGAACAACTTCTCTTTGTGAAGGTGAATCTGTTGTTCTATCGGTATCCGTCAATAATGCAACAGGCTATCAGTGGAAAAGAAATAATGCTTCAATTCCCGGGGAAACAAACAATTCGTATTCGGCAGCTCAACCAGGAACGTACCGGTGCAACGTTGCAGATGATTGCGGCATTGTATCCAGCAATAAGGTTAAGGTAGAAGTATCGCATCAATGTAAAGGAAGCGTGATCGTTGGTGCTGCAGATGATGGAGGAAGCCAGTTGAAAGTATATCCCAATCCTGCCTCGAATACAATAAATGTGGCAATGCCGGAAAAGGAAGGAAAGCTGATAATTTCTAATTCACTGGGTCAAATTCTTTATTCAAAAAATCTATTTTCCAATGAGGATGCTTTAGACCTGAGCGGCTTTGCAAAAGGAATATATTTGATCACCGTGCTCTCTTCAACCCAAAAACTGCAGTCACAGTTTTTAAAGCTCTGA